One Solanum lycopersicum chromosome 2, SLM_r2.1 genomic region harbors:
- the LOC101253856 gene encoding non-classical arabinogalactan protein 30: MDFVPTKSLGFILAFLLITSFTVLGQNDAGIVASELAPHSLVSSPPVEAPKPHKGGHHHHLKHHSQPPASPPSHSSPPPVIPTTPPAHSPTKSPSPPVKPPAHSPVKPPAHPPVKPPSPLPVRKFVGVRGVVYCKACKYRGVDTLLGASPIQGAVVKLACNNTKYHLTSLGTTDKNGFFFIQPKWLTTAGYHKCKVFLAKSPKAECSVPTNFHNGQSGAMLIPAPPSPMTLSEPEVKLFNVGPFAFEPSKKLPCKTL, translated from the exons atggattttgTTCCAACAAAGTCCCTTGGGTTTATTCTTGCATTTTTACTAATTACTTCCTTCACTGTGCTTGGCCAAAATGATGCTGGCATTGTTGCTTCAGAATTAGCTCCTCATTCTCTTGTTAGCTCCCCACCTGTTGAAGCCCCTAAGCCTCATAAAGGTGGCCACCACCACCACCTTAAGCACCACTCCCAACCCCCTGCTTCTCCTCCCTCCCACTCATCTCCACCACCAGTCATACCAACAACTCCACCAGCACATTCACCTACCAAATCACCTTCTCCTCCTGTGAAACCACCAGCTCATTCACCAGTTAAACCGCCAGCTCATCCACCGGTTAAACCACCGTCTCCTCTTCCGGTCAGAAAGTTTGTAGGTGTGAGAGGAGTTGTTTACTGCAAAGCTTGCAAGTATAGAGGAGTTGACACCCTCTTAGGAGCTTCTCCTATCCAAG GAGCGGTAGTGAAGTTGGCATGTAACAACACAAAGTATCACTTAACAAGTCTAGGCACAACAGACAAGAATGGGTTCTTCTTTATTCAACCAAAATGGTTGACCACAGCAGGTTACCACAAGTGCAAGGTGTTCTTAGCAAAATCACCAAAAGCAGAATGCAGTGTTCCAACAAATTTCCACAATGGGCAAAGTGGAGCCATGTTGATCCCTGCACCACCATCTCCAATGACATTATCAGAGCCAGAAGTAAAGCTGTTTAATGTGGGGCCTTTTGCTTTTGAACCATCAAAGAAACTGCCCTGCAAAACACTGTGA